A single Xenopus laevis strain J_2021 chromosome 3S, Xenopus_laevis_v10.1, whole genome shotgun sequence DNA region contains:
- the LOC108712426 gene encoding protocadherin gamma-B1, producing MAEMQIQKAQTYKGIRRQVIFSFLFLLLCHSVSGQLHYSIAEELRKGSVIANFTKDLGLDINELSSRRFRIVSRVSEKYFSVDLNNGNLFVKDRIDRETLCRTTATCVLIFDAMVANPLNVFPVKIEIQDINDNPPKFFPDIIHLEITEGTAVGTHLALQNAEDPDIDINTIQTYRLSDNQYYTLDQKSESSFPELVLENPLDREMQNTHELTLMAFDGGNPVRTGTALIKMTVTDVNDNVPAFTQAVYKASISENSPVNTTVLYVNATDKDEGINAQITYSFSKTSENSFHTSMFNINPSNGEITTTGNINFEVTRHYEMSVQAKDGGGYIAHSKVLIEITDENDNAPEMAIASLSSPVPEDSAPGTVIALIEVHDQDSGENGEVDCQIVGTVPFQLDSSAGRFYRIVTTSTLDREKIPWYNITIVATDKGSPQLSSRKFIRLDISDVNDNSPVFIKSNYATYLLENNIPGASIYRIQASDLDTGDNAKVIYSISSMDNEDFPVSSYFSINIKTGVLYGQRSFDYEQLKEFQIQITAKDNGFPSLSSNTTLTIHVLDQNDNAPIILYPSMGNSGLVLFEMVPFSSEQGSLITKVVAVDADSGHNSWLSYHFMQMSESPPFAISQHTGEIRTSRVFQEKDVLKHKVVVVVKDNGDPSLSATVTISLIVADHFQQVVPKLKNQSSGEFPPSNLPVYLVIALALISLLFIITVTLAIISKCKMAKPSPSLDFSTNLYSQVDPRIISNFNNGTLPLPYSYNVCVALESTENDFTFMKPSQSVPIENLIDAVDSGLGNESLKDTLSPSSAIQVSHSDKIYLSMLITRNISNEL from the coding sequence ATGGCTGAGATGCAAATCCAGAAAGCACAGACATACAAGGGAATCAGACGGCAAGTAATATTTTCATTCTTGTTCTTGTTGCTTTGTCATTCAGTCTCTGGTCAGCTTCATTATTCTATTGCTGAAGAACTGAGAAAGGGTTCTGTAATAGCAAATTTTACAAAAGATCTTGGATTAGATATTAATGAGCTTTCCTCCAGAAGATTTCGTATTGTTTCCCGTGTTTCTGAGAAATATTTTTCTGTAGATCTAAATAATGGAAATTTATTTGTTAAAGATAGGATAGACAGAGAGACTCTGTGTAGGACAACAGCTACCTGTGTCCTAATCTTTGATGCAATGGTAGCAAATCCTCTTAATGTTTTCCCTGTCAAAATTGAAATTCAGGATATAAATGATAATCCCCCAAAGTTTTTTCCTGATATTATTCATTTAGAAATCACTGAAGGTACTGCAGTAGGGACTCACTTGGCATTACAAAATGCAGAGGATCCTGATATTGATATTAACACAATACAAACATACAGGCTCAGTGACAATCAATATTATACACTGGATCAAAAATCCGAGAGTAGTTTTCCTGAGCTGGTTTTAGAGAATCCTCTAGATCGTGAGATGCAAAATACTCATGAGTTAACCCTAATGGCCTTTGATGGGGGGAACCCTGTAAGAACTGGTACTGCTTTAATTAAAATGACAGTTACTGATGTCAATGACAATGTGCCTGCATTTACCCAAGCTGTGTATAAAGCAAGCATTAGTGAAAATAGCCCAGTTAATACTACAGTTCTTTATGTAAATGCAACTGACAAAGATGAAGGTATAAATGCACAGATCACATATTCCTTTAGTAAAACATCAGAAAACAGCTTTCATACAAGTATGTTTAATATTAATCCTTCAAATGGTGAGATTACAACTACAGGAAATATAAATTTTGAGGTGACAAGACATTATGAGATGTCTGTACAAGCCAAAGATGGAGGTGGCTATATTGCCCACTCAAAAGTGTTAATAGAAATTACAGATGAAAATGACAATGCACCAGAGATGGCCATTGCCTCCTTATCTTCTCCTGTTCCTGAGGATTCCGCTCCTGGCACTGTCATAGCACTGATTGAAGTTCATGATCAAGACTCAGGGGAAAATGGAGAAGTTGACTGTCAAATAGTGGGAACAGTGCCTTTCCAATTAGATTCATCAGCTGGCAGGTTTTATAGAATTGTCACTACAAGTACACTGGACAGAGAGAAGATACCCTGGTATAATATCACAATTGTGGCAACAGATAAAGGGTCTCCTCAACTCTCCAGTAGGAAATTCATCAGACTGGATATATCTGATGTTAATGACAATTCACCAGTGTTTATTAAATCAAATTATGCTACTTATTTGCTTGAGAACAATATACCTGGAGCTTCAATATACAGAATACAAGCATCAGATCTTGATACGGGAGATAATGCAAAAGTTATTTATTCAATTTCCAGCATGGATAATGAGGATTTCCCTGTCTCCTCTTATTTTTCAATTAATATAAAGACTGGGGTTTTATATGGTCAGCGATCGTTTGATTATGAGCAGCTCAAGGAATTTCAAATACAAATAACAGCTAAAGACAACGGATTCCCTTCTCTGAGTAGTAATACAACATTAACTATCCATGTACTAGATCAGAATGATAACGCACCAATAATTTTATATCCATCAATGGGAAACAGTGGTTTGGTTTTGTTTGAAATGGTCCCTTTTTCCTCTGAGCAAGGTTCTTTAATCACAAAAGTGGTGGCTGTGGATGCAGACTCTGGACATAATTCTTGGCTTTCTTATCATTTCATGCAGATGTCAGAATCACCCCCCTTTGCCATTAGTCAGCACACTGGAGAAATAAGGACATCCCGTGTATTTCAGGAAAAAGATGTGTTGAAACATAAGGTGGTGGTTGTGGTAAAAGATAATGGAGACCCATCTCTATCAGCAACAGTAACAATAAGCCTCATTGTGGCAGATCATTTTCAACAGGTGGTCCCCAAACTCAAAAATCAGTCCAGCGGTGAATTTCCTCCTTCTAATTTACCAGTCTATTTGGTAATTGCACTTGCACTTATTTCCTTGCTCTTTATTATAACTGTTACCTTGGCCAtcatatcaaaatgtaaaatggcAAAACCTTCTCCCTCTTTAGACTTCAGTACAAATCTATATTCTCAAGTTGATCCCAGGATCATTTCCAACTTTAATAATGGGACTTTGCCTCTTCCCTACTCCTACAATGTCTGTGTAGCTTTGGAGTCAACTGAAAATGACTTTACTTTTATGAAGCCAAGCCAGAGTGTTCCCATAGAAAATCTTATTGATGCTGTTGATTCAGGTCTTGGAAATGAAAGTTTAAAAGATACTTTGTCTCCCAGCAGTGCTATACAGGTAAGTCATtctgataaaatatatttatctatgttAATAACAAGAAATATATCAAATGAATTATAG